The Felis catus isolate Fca126 chromosome B2, F.catus_Fca126_mat1.0, whole genome shotgun sequence region CAGATCTTGCAGCCCCTTCGGAGGGGGGACAGTTTGGGGAGAGTGAATCTCCGAGGTCATAGAGGTTTGGGGGCACAGATCTGGATGCCCCAGCTCTACCTGCCGGTAACCGCTTCCTCTGGTCCTGGGGGGGGCCCGGGCAGTGGGGGGAGCTGCCCGCCGAGCTGGGCGTCGGAAGGGGGGAGGCTGGCCCCGTGCTTGGCCAGAACCTCCAATTCGAGAGGGCCTCCGGCCTGGTGAGGGGGGCGCCTGCCGGGCTGCTGACCTCTTGGCAGGTGGGGTAGGCTTTCTGGGAGGGGTCCGACGCCCCCTGGGGGAAGGGAGCGCCCTGCGGTTGGGGCTCGGTGGCCTCTGCAGCAGAGAGACATGGGAGGGGGCAGTGAGGAAACTCCTATAATCTAAATATATAATGTCTCTTCCCATACGTTAAGAGGGGAGGAAGGTGTCATAGGAGATGTTTGCAAGGggtggcaggaggaaggggagaactATGGGGTCCCTCAAGTTTACCTGATAATCAGGGGTCGTCCCTGTAGTCATCTCATCGTAATAGGGGGTCTCGTAGTCATAGAAGAAAGACTCAGTGGGCTGGGGTTCGGGAAGGGGCAGTGGAAATAGTAGGAAGAGGTAGAGGTGCAAGAGTGAGGAGAGGGAAATGAGATAGTGTGGGAGTTTGGAAAAAGGGTAGGAGTTGAGGATGAAAGGAGAGGTCAGGGGGTCAGGAGAAGatggggagaggtgggaagggggggtGGATCCCACATGtgggacagaagcagagacatGATTAAGAGATTGACCATCTAAACTTCAGACCACTGACCCCAGATCATATCTCACCCCTAACCATCTGGACCCTACCCAATCCAgaattcctttccctcccctcccccacagcccctTACTCTGCATCTCCCTGTGCAGGGGGCCAGAGACTGGGCTCCTACACAGAATTCCATAGACCCAGCCCTCCTCTGGGATTTTCTCTATCTCCTGCTccttcccatttctcttcctAGGTCTTACCATAACAGCTTCATTCTCActcgttctgtctctccccttccatGCTCTCCCATCTGCCATCCTCTGTCCCCAGAtcttcccccacacacacatacacactgtcCACCAATCTCTTAATTCAAGGAAGGGATGGGAAACCCAAGGACACAGTCCCAGAAAGACtggcagaggaaaggagacatgagcaggggacacAGCTCCCAGCCATGAATTCTTCATaatgacactttttatttttaattgaaaataaaaaggttgaTGAATGAGGACTGGGAGGAGGGAGTGATGAGAATAGGGAGGTATGGTTAGGGAGCAGCCCTAGTGGAGGGGAGGATGGGAGCCCAAAATAGTATGGGGAGCTCTGGAACATTGGGGGAATTGCCCTGGGGAAGTGTATGGGTATCTTCCCTCCCTGGGGTATGCTGTGGTTTGGGGTTCACCCAGTTCTCTCACCTGTCGCTGGGGTTCCTGATTTTGTGGCCTATGAAGTCTTGGTGGCTGCTGCTTTGGAGATCTCTGGGCCCTGTGAGAGTGTTGTTTCTGAGGTCTCTCCCTCCAAGCTCCCTCACACTCCAGCTCCTTCTGTTCACAGGATTCGTAGGCAGCTTGCACCCCTGGGACAATGACAAGCTCCTGGATGTCACCCTGCAAAGACACAAGGAAGAAACACCaatggagggaggcagagagggcctcagagagaaacagaaggtagAGTTTGGGACACAAGGTAAGAGCCAATCCTATGTAAAAcaacataatgggagaagatcaTTGTCAgccttttcagttttcaaaagacCTTCTCATCCATAATCCCATTGGACCTTCCCAACAACTGGGAAAGTCAGTAGGATAAGGATATTTATGCCTATTGTCTGATATATTCCATTCAGAAAAGCTCAAAGGGACAATGACTGCCCCCAAGGTCACTTTCAATGGCAGACTCAAGACTAGAATTCAAACATTCCAACTCTAAGTCCAACACTGTTTGCCTACCTCCTGCCCCTATGGTAATGCATCAACTTTTTCACAAAGGCCCTGGAAACAATGGCCCAACCTTAGTTGCTTTGACCTGCCAATGGCAGTGATGATGATAATTCTCAGAACCTCtagaaatgggggagagggaagccaTTTTTGAATTCCAATGGCATTTACTTGTGCCCACACATGGTACTTAGCACAAGGCTGCCTTATATTGTAGTTTGGGGTTATTGTCTCATCTTCAAAGAGGAGCCAGGAGCTGCTAAGAATAATAGAGACCTTATATTACTCTTCTGTATTCCCCCTGAAACTGGGACAGCAGGTATTCAGAGAATATTGATTGGCTAGGtgagaggatggatggatggatggatggatggatggatggatggatgggggctCAAATGCACCACTGGCTGGAGGGTTGGTGGATagtgaatgagcaaatgaatgaatgaaagaattggTGGGTAGATAAATGGAGGTGAGCAATAGAGAAAACAGaatggtaggtaggtaggtggatgGAAGGGaacatgtgaatgaatgaatggttggaTGGAGAGTGGTTGGGTGAGGATATAGGTAGGTGAataagtggatgaatgaatacatgcatCCTCATATGCATGGGTAGatgggctgggtgggtggatgaatgagGGAACTAATGGATGGGTTCAAGATGGATAGATTGATGGATGAGTGAAGAAGAAAGTGGCAGGGCAGAGGAAGATGGGCAAGCGTGTGGATACAAACCTGAATGCTTGATTAGTGTGTGAGCACATAAATGAATGGGTGGGAAATACATGAGTAAATGAATGGGTGGGTGCAGATAGAGATATTaaagagatgaatggataggCGGACTGATGAAGACTGATGGAGACATCTGTCCTGCCATACACATGGGCACCTATTTCTCCTACATAGAAAATCAGCCCTGAGGATAGGATATGGAAATACAAACTCATAAGAGATCAAATGAAGGGTCAGGGCATAAGAAGATGGAGTACTGGTCCCAGAAGGGGAACACACACAAGATATGAGACCAGAAATACCTCTGTTCTCtattctctgttctctgtttGTTACCTCAAACACTTCTTCATCCAGGATACGGGCACCAAAGATAATCACTCCATGGGTGTCCAACAGCGGACGAGCACTTCGGGGGAGAGGCCGGGTGACTCGCTTCTTGCAGTCAACTATGAGGGTGACAGACTGGCCCTTCACAGCCACTGCCACACGGTGCCACCTGGTCATGGAGGGAGCGGTTCAAGTGACTGACGGACGGGGGGCGGGGAGTCAACAGGGCTGGGGAGCCATTGATGGAAAGGTTGGAGCCAATGACAGTAATCGTAGTAGCATCATAACAGCTaccatttgttgagtgtttaCAATGCACCAGGCACTActtttctcatttgattctcacgaTTCTCATCCCTATTTTACAGCCCATAGAAACTGAGACTTAAaacagttaagtaacttgcctaaggcaCAGGCAAGGATTTAAACTCTAAAGCCCAAAATCTGGGCTTGAAGTAGCTGAAGCCCAAAACCTGGGCTTGAAGTGTCGCTAGGTTGGTGACATGTGGCCAAAAACGTTGGCAGGTTTCCTAGTTTAGGGAGTAGGGGTTCTGGGGCAGTGGCCAGAGGGGAGCTCCTGAAGGTGTAGTCCAGGCAGACCAGAGGAGCAAACTGACTTACTTGCCATCTGCTAGGCTGAGGCCTCGGAAGACTGGCTGAGCGGGGGGTCGAGGCCTTCCAGTCTGGTCCTCATACAGGAAGCGGAAGGGTCGGCCAAGCTCCAGGCCCAGCTGTCGGACACCCTGGGCACTATAGAGAGTCAGGAGGGGAGCCTGGAGGCCAGGGCGGGTCCGGACAGCAGTCAGCAATGAGAAATCTTTGGGAAAACCTCCTGGTACCCGGGAGAGACATAACCAGGTGGAATGAGAGGCACAAAGAGCCAGAAAACCCTTCCCTTCTGGTGTCTGATTCCAGACCCCACCCCATGACCTACCCCAGCTCTCACTAGTTCACCATGTCACCCATACCTGGGAAGAGCTGGCGGGTGGGTGCACTGAGCTGGGCAGGTCGGGACACTCGGTAGGCCACATCAGCTGGACAGATGCCTCTCGCCCTCCGGACACCATCAGGAAGGGAGGGGAACCTCAGGGCCCGGAGCACATCCACAGAGGGTGCACCTAGTCCATAAGGATCAGGAGAAGGGACACACCCTCAGGACGGCCAAGATATGGGGGTATTTGGGATCTAGAACTCAGCttcctggggctcaaactccctgaAAAGAAAGGTCACCTCTTCCTTACTTGTCTCTGAATGCCCCTTAAATGGACGGgaaatcagaatcacctgggaaagGGCAGCACTGGCCCTGTATTTAGCTCCATGtgacccctgcccctctccctctcggTGTGTCTCACTCAGTCTCCTCTGATCTTTGTCTTTCAGCCTATGAATCTCTCTCTACTCTCCACCAtctccgcttctctctctctgtcttactctccctgtctccacatctgttgatctttgtgtctccctgtctttctccctctctcactccctttctgtATCTCTTGGTCCCTGGGTCTCTGGCCTGTTTCCCATATCTCCAGCACAAACAACATCTGGGCAATCGATCATCCTGGGCACAGGAGGTGCAGGGGGGCCaccaggcagggagcagagaggcagATCTAAGGGAACGGGGCTTCGGGCTGCTTCAGTTCCGtgtttggggaggtggggaggaccacgctgaggaaggagagagcagaaAGAGCCACCCCAGGAGTCTATACCCCTGGCTGGGAgatgggctgggggggggggggggggcgggggtgggagctGAAGCTGCCACGAGGAGCCGGAGCAGGTCCAGGGCCCTGAGCCACACATCTGTGGATCCCATCAGAGTCCTTGCCCAAAACCCGGGCAAGCTCCCCACACCTGGAACTTCAACcctgccccaccacccccacctcttgGATCCAAAGATTCAAGACCCAGGCCATCACCCCTATCCACCTTGAATTCAGCTTCCCAAGGCTCACACTCCCGGGAAAACAAAGGTCACCTCTCCCTCGCACTCCTCACGCCATCAGCTCCAGAttggaaaaattccaaaaaaaagtCCAGCAAAATTTTCACAGAAgcatggggcagggcaggggccagagTGATCAGGAGAGGagagctgggtggggtgggtgaggTGGGGCGGACAGGCAGAGAAAAGGCCCTTTGAGTCCAGGCGCGGGGAAACCACGGCCGTGCCCTCCCCTTCACCAACAtcctccccccctcccgccctAGCCTGGCCCCTGAGTGTGGCAGCTCCGCAAACACCAACACACAAGGGCCGCTTTGAGAAAGGAAGggtgagtgagacagagagacagagactcacAGAGACCCCAGGCCAAGGAGACCTCAGAGGCCCCCGCCTTTCACCAAACCCCACAGGAGTACAGTTCCATCCTATAGACGGTCTACCCACAGGTCTGCCCACCCATCTGCCCACCTCAGGCCGCATACGTGCCCCACTGACTCCAGCCTCAGTCTGCCCCACACGCTCCCCACTAGTAGCCCCATCACCCCCACCATTCTACCTTTGGCCCCCAAGTGCCCCATTTTTTACTCTAATGAAGTCCACACTAGCCTATCTACCTACAGAGTCCCATCTCTAGCCCCGCAGCCCCAAAACAAGAGACAGTCATCTCAGCCATCCCCTGCCTCCATGCTAGAGGGTTCCTTTCCTCCTTAAGAAAGATTCCAAGAGTCCAGAAACATCACACACTTCAATTTCCAGTCCCTCAGCCTCATCCTCCTCACATCTTGAAAGTTTTTCCTTCTGTAATCTAATCTAAATCCTTTATGCTGCTATTCTGACCATTTTCTCTCCACATCGGAGAAGAAATGAATGGTGGAGTTACATGCAAATTATCCTCTAGTGTTTCTATGAGTGGGAGGCTGGCTGCTGCCTGCTTAGGACCCAGGtgctcccagccccctcctgtCTGACATCAAATCCCTTTCCTAGGTGCCAGGACTTCTGGAtcctgggaaaaagaaggaaaagattggGGTTGTGGACACCAGGGTCCCAGGGGAGCCCCGCTggccagagggggaggggtggggcaggaatgCAAAGAGTTGGCTCTCGCCTCAGACACCTGATCCCAGCCTGTCCAGCGGCCGTCCTGTTGGCAGCCAGCCCCAGTGCTCCCCAGAGCCAGCCGCGTGGCAGCATCgagggcacagggagggggaaggggatcCTGTCGGGGAAGCCAGTGGGACAAACAGTCCAGGCATCCCTTCTTTCTCTACTCACTAGGCTCTGCTCTGACCCACAGATGCTCGCCCCTCACCCCAGACATATAGATAGAAAGCCCGGAAGACATACACACCGTCCTCACCCATCAACACTGGCATCTACCTGGCCACCCCAGCATTGGCTGGACTGCACCAGCTTTGGCCAGCTTTGGCTCTCCCAGAGTACCTCAGCATCCAGTCCCCTCTTTAGGTGAGCCTCCACCTTTCAGCTTTACCTGCCCTCTCCCAGTTACTCCAAGGAGGCAAAGAGATCCCTATCTTTGTTCCAAGGGAACCGAGTGACCTGCCCTCGAGTCTGGACCCTTAGCCCCCTAAATCCTCTTTTTGAACTTGGAAGCTCTGCCTCGGGCATCAGCTATCTCCTACCCAGGGGGGGTACTCAGAGCTGCAGCCTGACTCCAAGAACCCAGGCGTCGGACTCCTCTTACCTGCCCAGGCAGGGACGGCGCTCAGCCCCAGCACCAGCGGTACCAGCAGGAGGAGGCGATGACAGCGGCTGCACCGCTCCATGGCTGGCGACCCGAACGCCCGGTCCCAAGGACCTACGGGCGGCCGGAGGCGCTGAACGCCCCCAAGGCTGACAGGAGAAAGCGAGCAGGCTTTGAGCCTCGGACGCCCGGGTCCTGCGGAGGTCAGAGGCTGTCGGGTAGCAACAGCTCTCAGCGGCCCAGCTCCATGCAACGAGGCGCCGTCGGGGCTCTGGCGCTGCTCCTTCCTCAGTGGCCGCCGCTCCTGTGTGTCCCCGGCCACCCCGGCggcccacagcccccaccccgcccccgcccccggcccagcCCCCGCCTCCAACCGCCCGCCCACAGCCACCGAGGGGAAACCCCACCTTCGATCTCcacctggttgggggggggggggcggtgggagacAGCAGCCCTCGTTCGCTGACCCTTGCTCCTTGCAGAGGCTGAATGGCCTATACCCCCGATTCCTTTTCGGGAACCCCAATATCtattcctctgccccttccttttc contains the following coding sequences:
- the COL11A2 gene encoding collagen alpha-2(XI) chain isoform X9, with the translated sequence MERCSRCHRLLLLVPLVLGLSAVPAWAGAPSVDVLRALRFPSLPDGVRRARGICPADVAYRVSRPAQLSAPTRQLFPGGFPKDFSLLTAVRTRPGLQAPLLTLYSAQGVRQLGLELGRPFRFLYEDQTGRPRPPAQPVFRGLSLADGKWHRVAVAVKGQSVTLIVDCKKRVTRPLPRSARPLLDTHGVIIFGARILDEEVFEGDIQELVIVPGVQAAYESCEQKELECEGAWRERPQKQHSHRAQRSPKQQPPRLHRPQNQEPQRQPTESFFYDYETPYYDEMTTGTTPDYQRPPSPNRRALPSPRGRRTPPRKPTPPAKRSAARQAPPSPGRRPSRIGGSGQARGQPPPFRRPARRAAPPTARAPPRTRGSGYRQDPTPGGEEGTLEPSPLPPHEEPTGS
- the COL11A2 gene encoding collagen alpha-2(XI) chain isoform X10; the protein is MERCSRCHRLLLLVPLVLGLSAVPAWAGAPSVDVLRALRFPSLPDGVRRARGICPADVAYRVSRPAQLSAPTRQLFPGGFPKDFSLLTAVRTRPGLQAPLLTLYSAQGVRQLGLELGRPFRFLYEDQTGRPRPPAQPVFRGLSLADGKWHRVAVAVKGQSVTLIVDCKKRVTRPLPRSARPLLDTHGVIIFGARILDEEVFEGDIQELVIVPGVQAAYESCEQKELECEGAWRERPQKQHSHRAQRSPKQQPPRLHRPQNQEPQRQPTESFFYDYETPYYDEMTTGTTPDYQDPTPGGEEGTLEPSPLPPHEEPTGS